Part of the Quercus robur chromosome 5, dhQueRobu3.1, whole genome shotgun sequence genome, CTTTTCAAATCCGAGATATGTCTTATATTTCCTAGTGGTACAATTTCTATCTGTATTTTCCTTTAACATGGGAGGAAATAACTTTTTAGTATCATCCCTGGAAATagttttttaatctcttttttttcccctaaaagattaaaaagaaacagTGATGGGGATTGCGTTACAGGGTTTGCAAGAGCCTTGGGTAGCACTTTCGGCTGAACTATGGGCGCTCAAGGATGGACTCCTCTTAGCACAACAGTGGGGAATTTCATCTCATAGTGTTGAACTAGATGCAGAAATTATAATTGGCATGATTATCAATTCTTACAATAACCAAGTAACGGAACCCATTTTATCTGATTGCAGGAACCTCTGGAAGACATTCCCCAACTTAACTGTGGAAAATGCCTTCCGTGAAGAAAACTAAAGTGCTGATGGTTTAGCAAAGTTGGGAAACTGATTTTGTGATATTTGATAACCAATCGCCTGTGGTGGTTCCCTCTGGCTTTTGATAAAGCCGAGTTGTTTTGTAATAAACTGATTGTTTACTAGTTTATCATATATCCTGTTTCtacctaaaaaaacaaaacaaaataaaaaccaacaacctttcaagtttttcattatttcttgTGTTCCTGGGACATTGTCCTCAGTGGCTATCAGCCGAATAATAGTTATGCAAGGCTGCAAGTAGAGCCATGGTGACTAAATcactttttaaaatgaaaattttggaagaTAGAAGAGCCAACCATATGCTCAGCAAACTAACAAATTTGTCACAATAGTATCATCCGCAACAGATATGGAGGATGAATGGAGTCATTATTGATTTATTGCCATCCTATTCTTCCACTATTAATTTTCTAATCTAGAAAAGAAACTTGTCGATCATTTGCTTGCTTAATACTTTCATACTTCCACAAATTATGAGAAAAGATGCAGCATGTAGTAATATTTCCACAGATAATTTCATtaagcaaaattttaaaaaagatcaACATAAAAAAGGGTTTTTTACCAATAAACTCTAGCTCAAACTGCACTTCCACCATCCAAAATAATGAGATGGAAAGGTCTTGGATTTAAAAATCCCCCAAGTATGTATAGCTTAATAGTAACAAGATTAAAAAATGCCTCTCAAAGCATTAACTAGCTAATGTTTATGGTACAGATGTgtttaacaaatttaataatGAGGAGGGGcactttaaattaaaattacaggAAGACACAGAGGCAAATATAGACACTCGACAATGCTCAAGACTTCAGTTGCCAGCTCCTTGAAGTAATGGTGAAACCTCTTGATATACCAACAGGAAGAACTAGCAGAGGTAGACTTCAAAATGGCTCAGATCATACACGAACAGGAAATTCTTCAACTTTTCAAGTAAGAATTAGTTATGATTGTCTATCAATTATTTCCAATTAATTTAACCCTTTGTAAATAGCTCATAGATGGTGGAAAGGCCTAGGTCTGGCTAAACAGTTGAAGCTTGCCaaaaaccaaccacttaaatgGTACATGTGGACAGCGGCTTGCCTCACTGATCCAAGCTTGTCAGACCAAAGGGTTGAGCTCACAAAACCCATATCTCTAGTTTACGTGATAGAAGACAACTTCGATGTTTATTATGGAACCCTAGATGAACTCACTCTCTTCACAAATGTGGTAAATCAGTATGTGTCTATTATAGAACAGTATAACTTGCTTTTACCATTTCACATGCTCAATTACAACATCTCTTTGCACGTAGATGGGAATTCGCAGCTACTAAGCAATTACTTGATGACTCCTTGAAGATATGTTTCCTTGCtcatagggtctgtttggatactgcttattgctgaaaactaaaaattaaaaactgaaaactgaaaacacactgtaacaaaataatttttaaatatgtgaataatgcCGTAGAATccagttttaaagaaaaatttactaaaatCCGTACTTGCAAGTCCCATGAACAATGCACAGGACCCACACAAAAGACACAAATGCGTTGCTATCCAAACCCAACCTTAATGGCATTACTAACAAAATCAGCTACAAGGTCTATAAAAAGAACGGATGGAACCCTATAGACTCCATAAAGAAGGTGATATTTTGACAAATGATCAACAccaatatattttatatgtcaACATTCAATTTTGAAAGCGATTACTCATGCTGTACCTCTGAGATTGTTAATTGTTAAAGTGGGCAAGATTGTGTAATGCCTTCCTCTTAGAAGCACAATGGTTTGCTTCTGGGAACTTGTCAAAGGCAGAGGAGTACCTGAAGAATGCTCTTGTTAGTACAGGGTTGCATGTGGTGCCAGTTCACATGTTCTTTCTCTTGGGTCAGGGTATTGTTAAGGAGACTGTCAATCTTTTGGACAATAGTCCAAGCATACAGAAACAACTGTTGGGCTATGGGATGACATTGGAAGTGCCCAGGTACATTACATTCGCATGTAGCCACCCATGATTTATAACCATTAATAAGGAAGTGATTCCACCTATAGATATCAAGTGGCTTAAAGGACAGTGGTTATTGATTGTTCTTTCCTAGGACCATATAACAAGTCAACAACTCATAATTTTTGTTGGGCAGTCAAGAGTGAGGTAAGagtttccttaaaaaataaataaataaataacaaatgaaaatttcataattgataTGTTCTGCAACATCTAaggttaattaattattaacaaAGATAGTATTAACTGCAGGATCAAAATAGACTTGATGGATCCTACATTGAGTGCTACAGGAAAGAACATCAAGGCTCTGCACAAAGGCATGTTATCAAAATGATTTCAAACACATGGAAGCAAACTCAACAAGGATTGCTTTACCCCATATCTGTTTCCAGCATCTTTTATAAAAGCTTCTCTTAACACTGCTGCAAGGATGGTTCCTATGATATACAGTTATGATAACAACCCctttccaaattccaaatcgTGATAAGTACATGAAGTCACTGCTCACTGCTGCaagaaattctttaaaaaaaaaaaaaaaaaaaaaaaaaaaaaaaaaaaaaaaacccagaagtTTCAGTTTCTATGAAGTTTAGCAATTTTATTCTTTCAGAACCAATGGAAGATCTGAGGAGGCATGTAAAGTAGTTGGCAGTTTTCAGCCACTTGGACATGCAATACCCTAAATTTTAAGtgctttaaaatttttattttccggaataataaattaaatgattACACTTCCTAAATCCTAACTCTGGTACTAATTTGAGAAGTAAACATTCCAATACTGTATACTAGGTGAGAAGAAgaataatatagaaaaaaaaaatttaaatgccTTATTTATTGACAAATAATTGTTATTTCCttgtagttaaaaaaataaaaaatcaaagtcAATTTTCCAGCAATATAGATATTTAATCATTGAAGATTGAATAGCGTACAAATGCCAAAATAACAAGGCTAAGATAACATTTTCACATCATGGTAAACCTGGTATCAGTATTACAATCCTAGTCCAGCAATGTCATCACCATCAGCCAAGGTTATACATATGCAAAATCTCATAAAGAGtaaaaacagaattggaaaggCAAAATCAAAAGAGCAACTACTTGTCCAGAGACAATTCTAGTTTGAAATGGAAATACTTATTTGACTTCCCCAGTTCCACAAGCTCCTTAGCTTTTTCAATCTCTGTCTCCTTGACCAATCCATCTACCACACGCCTCAGTAACGCTATATCAATGCGCAACCTTTGTTTGATAACCTCCACGCATAGCTCATGAGCCATATCGAAATCACCCTCTTCACAAAGACATGGAATGAGGGTCATATAAGTAACCCAGTCAGGACTACAgtcatttttttgtatttcattatACCACCACTTCGCTTCATCCAATTTCCCATCTTTGCAAAACCCTTTAATCAAAGCATTATAACTGATCACATCAGCTTCAATTCCCTTGCTCCCCATTTCATCGATCAACTTCACTGCTTCTAATATCCTGTTCTCATTAACCATTCCTCGCAACCTTGAATTGTAACTTCTAATATTATGAACAACATTCTTTCTCTCCATCATAGCCCATATCTTCTCTCCTTCCAAAAATCTGCCATTACTATAAAACCCTTCGAGCAGAGTATTGAATGTAAATGAATCAGGCTCCATCCCATTCTTCTCCAACTCATCAAACATTGAAAGCGCAGTATCCAAAGAACCCATCTCACAAAATGCCTTAATAACAACATTATACGAGACCAAATCTGCTTCTATTGACAATTTGGGCGGTAATCCTCTAAAAATCTCATCAACTTTATCGAATTTCTTCGCGCTAACACAAGCAGCCAAAAGGGCATTGAAGGACCTAACCGTACGAGGACAATTCAGGTcaggcatttcatcaaacaccttGTGGGCATGATCAAACATGCCGGCTTTCCCATACAGGGAAATGAGACGGATGGCAAAGCCTTCAATGGCGATTTCTGGGTACTTCTTCTGGGCCTCTAGGATCTCTTCGATCATAGAGAACTTCTTGGCAGTGGCGAGGCGTCGAACCGTGGACTCATAGATGCTGTGCCTGGCTCGAAAGCGGTCAGACTCGGAGGATTTCTTGAAGCTGTCGACAGCTTTTTGGATTCTACGCTCTTTGGTTTTTGCGTTTTTGGCTGAGGCTTTGACAGTGTTGGTTTGTGTTGCTGTAGATGCAGCAGATAGAGAAGTGGCGAAGATGCCATGGAGGCGACGGTAGAGCTGGGAGGAAGACATACTTGTTGTCAGTCTAACCGAACAAAGGGTTTTGACTTTGTTAGTAGTTTCTACTCTTTAGGGGTTTAAGGGTTTTACTTATGCCACTCTTAGCTTTGTGTCTTATAGAAGTTCATTTCATTGTTATGAATTTTATGCAATGTGATGTTTTTTAACGGACACGAATATGATGACAAAAGAGTTCCGACTTTTTCACACcgttcatatatttttttgttaagatgTGTGTGAAAgtaggtgattttttttttttttttttttttttttaatgttcgtaatattattaattttttttattggacttttttttattaaattagcCAAACCTAAATCCCATAATATGAATAtgattttaaataattcaatatttcaaaatttacgttttaattataaaataatttctggtcatttcaagacaaaaaggaaaagaaatccTAAGAGatatatttaattgatattggGTATATGTCTTCCTCTCATAATCTATTTGTTTATTATACATTTTCTAacataatttgatattttaggAAGGGAATATTTGAACattgaatatttttcttgagaataTTAAGGTGTATTTATTAGAAATACGAAGAAGtgtcaattgaattataaaactttTGACGTTCATTATACACTTAAacgtaaaattttaaataactttaAATAAGCTTATTctcaactatttataagttgtTTAAGAAATAAGCTACGAAAAAGTATAATTgtatttggtaaaaaaatatatattcaaaaagTTGTACACAGTACATTAACTaacaatgaataaaataaaattaaggacCAAAATACAGTAGGAGTACCTAAACACTAGGCCATATAGGTAATTTTAGATCCTAAAATAATCACCTTTATAATccttaaaaaaacataaatggaCCGCTTTTAGtctttaaaaactaaaaatagttGATCCTACCCTTTAACAAACTTAAAGTTATCACTTTTGGTTATTATGGAGTAATGATGTGTCAGTTTTTAGTTTGGTCACATCTAAGAGATTAAACAAAATCGCTTTAAACTTGAAggattaaaatcatttttagtCTACTTCAGAAACCAatggtgtgtatatatatacatacatacatacatacatatgtaTGAACAAAACCAATGGTATATTTAAGCTAAGaaatcctattaaaaaaaataaaaactaagagAAACAACACTTCTAAACCTTTAGTGTACATTTTCATTATTCAATAGAACActtattaattgtttttcttcttttctttttaaatgaaaaagggCAAATGCCAATTTGACTTTTAATGATTGTCCCATTTAAGttctgaaatttcaaattcagaaatcaaatacttaaaatttgaaaaatgattCTATTAATCTGCAATATAATTTGGACAATGATTTGTCATGTAATGCAAAATTTCTCACAGAAATGTCTTTAGAAGAAGTGTCTTtgatttcttcttgaaatgataTACATAACTTCTTGTAGGTATCACATAAGAGCAAAAAATattcatgtgtgtgtgtatgtgtgactCCTAAGGCTTCATTGCATATTCGTAGCTGTTTGAGACTATTCCATAATTTATAGCATCCGTTTTGAATTCaccaacaaattttatttaccaAACTGAATTCACATCTCCTAATATGTCAAATGCAGCTTAACCAGGAATAAAGCACAATTTGTTTAGGATTTGGATGCTGATTTGAATATGATCATGAACAGGCTAAGATAACACAAATCTGATCACACTTAACAAGGTCACACGGGTTTTGCATAATAACACGTTAAATTAAAGGCGTGATTTCACTAGGCTGGCTTGCCGCCCCTTGTGCAAGGGTCCATGTAAACTATAAAGCCATATATTCATATGATTCACTACCACATAAACCAAAGTTGAACCAAACAATAACTTGGGGGGGAAAAACTTAAACAGTGAATAGAAGCATGAGTTAAAACAATAAGAAAGATATCAAAGAAGATTAACTAGAACAGAAATTCACTATTCATCTAGAAGACATTTCAAGCTAGACTGGAAATAATTATTCAACCTCCCCTGCTACTCATAAAAGACATTGCACTACTCAGATGAAGGCTATTCATACTAGGACAGCAAAGCCATTGCACTACTCAGCTGAAAGGCAATTCAGACTAGGACAGCAAAACCATTGCACTAAGCAGCTGTAGGCAATTCTGACTAGGATAGCAAAACCATTGCACTACTTAGCTTAAGGTAATTTCAGGTGATAACGACGATAACTATTTGTCTTCCCAAGCTCCACAAGCTTCTCTGCCTCCTCCATTCTAGACACCTTAACCAGTCCATCCAACACACGCTGCAATACTGCACCATCAACAAGGatctttcttttgaaaatttcattgcaCAGTTCGAAGGCTAGGTCCAAATCACCCTTCTCACAAGCAAAGGGAACAAGTATTTCGAAAGTCTTTCTATCCGGGGCACACTCACTCTTCTCTATTTCATTGTACCACCGCTTAGCTTCATCCAAGTTCTCCTCATTAACATACCCTATAATCAGAGCTTTGAAACTAAACACATCAAGTTTGACTTCCTTAGCCTTCATTTCTTCAACTAGCTCAACTGCCTCTTTGGTTTTGTTCACAATGGCCAATCCAAGCAGCTTTGCATTGTAACTCCTATTATCAGGAacaacattcttcttctccattcgacCCCATATCTTTTCACCTTCCAAAAATTGACCCTCCGAGTATAACGCATTCAAAAGGGTATTGAATGTAATCAAATCTGGCTCCACACCCTTCTTCTCCATCTCATCAAGCATTGAAACCGCAGAATCAAACGAACACATCTCACAAAAACCCTTTATAACCGTATTATATGAATACAAATCCGGTTCAATCGACAACTCCTTTGGCAACTCCTTAAAAAGCCCATCAACCAAAGGAAATTTCTTGGAGTTCACACATGCCCCCAAAAGGGCATTGAAGGACAACACCGTGCGCGTGCAATCCCGTTcaggcatttcatcaaacaccttCCGGGCGTGGTCGAACATGCCCGATTTACCATACAATGTCATGAGTCGAGCGGAGAAGCCTTCTTTGGAGATATCTTTGTACTTCTTTTGGTCTTCAAGGATCTCTTCGATCAATTTGAAGCACTTAGCCCGACCAAGGCGGCGGACTGTGTCTTCATAAATGCCGGTTCGGGTGCGGAACCGTTCGAGCTCGGAGGACTTCTTGAACTTCTCGACGAGGCGTTTGAAGCTGCGTTCTTTGTAGAGATCTTCGGAAATGGCTTTGATGTTAGTTGCTGTGGAGTTTGGTTGGAGAGAGTTGGAGAAAGAGCGGCGTAGAATGCGTGAGAACgacattgttttgttttttgcttgttGAGACGCGTTCGAGGCTTTAGGAGGAAAGTGAGAGAGTGAAAGTAATGGAAGATTGTAAGCAAGGCCTTTGCTATTTGGTTTTTAGGAGGGTTTAAGGTTGggggtttgtgtgtgtatgcgAGCATAAAATGGTCAGTATTGTCACTTTTTCGttagttttaaacaaataatGTGAATTCGAGGTAGTTCAATTGGGTCTAAAAAGAGATTTAGTACGCGTTTGGATTGCGTCTATAGTAGAGCGTCTTGTGtctggcctttttttttttttttttttttgagaagtgcgTTCTGTAATTGTGGTGACTTTTTCAGTCTCATGCATTATTCATAAGACCCATAAACCtcctttttcaataaaaaaattcattaaaaatgaatcccacggcactatttacacttttaaaaattattttgttacagtgttttcaattttcaacaaaataagcagtatctaaACAGACTCATAGAATTCAATTTCGACTTATTCCAAAAATCAATTCGCATTTTGACCAGATAATACAGAACAATTAACATATAGTGAAGTCATAAATTTGAAATAccatcatattttaaaaataaaaaataaaaagacaaacaaacaaaaataatgtatATTACAAAAAGCCTTTAAACTCAATTGgaacttcttaatttttttaaaataaatgtttagggtttaaataattaaatctcCCCTCttattataactattgaattttgaaaaaaaataataacaaatgtATATTTGATatacacaataaatttttaaccTATTGAAAATTATTCTAAGgaattatttgtaaaaatatccTAACACAAACAAGTGTATATCAAATATAAATTAAGTTTATTGTGGATTctaacacaaaaaatatattaatcacATATACCAAATCTAAAACAATATTAAACCTCTAAAATCCTTTTATAATGATATCCTTCATGAATATCATGTTGGCACGAACCCAAGTCCTTTGGTGCTCTAAGAAACTCTTTTATAGATGTGTTGCAATGAACTCTCTAGACGTAATCTTTGTggtttcaaaacaattttacaaagTCACTCTCTTTGACATTACAAGATAAGTTAGTTGAatctatagatttttttttttagttctgaAACAGCAcaaggttttttcttttataatttttttttcttctttgctcTTAAACGACAACCATTTTCTCACTTAAAATTGTGCAATGTGTGATTTATATAGGTAAATTAAAAGCCATCATGAATCcttcttcaaataaaattagaattttgTTTCCTGTGGTTTCACTAGAAAGAGCCTTATGTGAGATACGGGTGATATCTTAGCACTTCAATGTTTCACTTTTAGTTGAGCAAAATTCTTTAGGGCCTGTTTGTATTAaggggaaaaagagagagagtcgAGGAAAATAGAGTAGAGTTAAttgaaaataagttaatattAAGCCAAATTTACTCTATTTTACTTTATTCTACTCCCTCTCCCTCcccttcaatccaaacaggccattagtgTTCCATTTCTTTAAGATCTTTAATGCAACTCTTGACAAAATTCTACACAAAATCGAATGCAAACAATTCCCaattttgaacacaaattttgttatGGAGTTAACACACCATTGAAAAACTATCAAGGAAATTTATAATGTGTCCCCTACACAGCTTAAACTAGACAATCAACTTCTTAAATTCTCTCCAAATTGCAAATACTCTTAATAATTTTCTTCAGATTTAAACATTTTGCTAAAGCAAACCTGCGGATCATGCCTTTATATATGCCAATGGATTTGACAGTGGTGGAGTTGGGGTGGAGAAAGAAAGACAGAAAATGAGAGTGAACGATATTGTTTTGGGTCAAAACagaaatgacaaaatgaaaTATTGAAGTATTTCTATTATTAGGAAAACATTTACCAATTCACTTTTGGATGAGTATAAAATTGTTCTAGAAAATGAAGGAATCTATTAGGAAAACATTTACCAATTCACTTTTGGATGAGTATAAAATTGTTCTAGAAAATGAAGGAATCTATTTGTATTTTAGGAAGAATGTGGTGAATTATTGCTGTGATTAGAAAGGACTTCAATGTAAAAATAGGACTTAGgatgttaagacatatgtgattcacttgttaggaacatatgtcactattttatgtaattaactAATCATTtgataaaacgcactttacttgtaattgagtagatttaggatgtgtttaatacttcaagaaaccttgtttcaagttcaagtgttaaaccatgcaaatctgtccaagattcaagtctgAAAAGTacctgtcattaaagctcgacagctagccatctattgagccttgaagagctgttctaGCTCGAGGCTTGACAGCAACTCGGTAAATAGGgtatttgtcgaggtttatgaaaaacaaagtttCAGTTCTGCTTTGACTTCAATTCGTGATTGTatgtttggactttcttttctcacaaccctagacatttaaaatgattattttaagggccgtcaaagatgacataagttgcacaagtgttgagcaaagtttgttcaagcaaattgtaaccggagacaaaatttgctctaattcatctttcttgtgaagaagctgctgtgtttgtgcaccataggattttgtaaccaaggagcttctcaatcttcatcgtctggatgaactgaagaatttaagagccaacaaccttctctagttgatAATTGAAGTTGTGAACTGAGATCCGCACAATTgattagtcacatactaggagccgtgcattacaaggagaaattgtcactatagaacaagtccaattggatattaaGGTAAGGGTTCAGctataagttggtataaggtactggaattcctttacttataaccgcttgttttgataatagtggattctcaggagtagtgaccttaaaatcacccggtagggtttttgTCGTGTtgattttccccattcgtaaacaaaatcatcgtgttaatttattttccgctgcatatttagtttattggtgatttgtttgtactaccacgcgtttgcatattaattcaattaattaataaacttgactaattaatcaattaatttatcacaaggggtcaattcgtttttggcctatcatagGAGCaagaccaacaaaaaaaaagtatgaggTGTAAAAAAGTATGGGTTTTTAGGAGGGTTTAAGGGGTGTGATAAATTAAACCTCATACATTTAAATGTTTCAATTTGAACtccatatttttattattatgctaAACACTTGAAATTTATGAAACATTTGACTAATTGAGATCATATGTGGGGTTTTGTTTGGCATATTAATAAAAGGATGGGGCTTAAAGTGAAACTTGTAAAAGTATGAGGTGTAATTTGTCAAAAGgattaatttatgtttatttttttggactcttcacaatttttttttccttggattAACTATCATATTACATTTTCATTAGACTTAACAAATCATACATGTTTGTAGTAAAGTAAAAAGAAATGATCGCACATGATAAAGGAATTTGGAGATAAGATGGAATATGAAACTTAGTTCTTCAAGTGATCATCCTCAAAATATTATGGAtttgatgaatatatatatatatatgtaagggcGTTCACTATGCAATGTGATGggaattttttccctttttctttgcaATTCATTAACGTGGTTGGATGCCCAAAATCACTAACCGTGCCACAAGATAGAGAAGACTGGTAGGTCAGTCAAATCGGTTTAGGCTGGTCAATGCGGTTGGTCATGTCGGTCGGGCCAATCTACATAACACTATATCGAAGATATTTTGCTTAATCAATAAT contains:
- the LOC126727301 gene encoding pentatricopeptide repeat-containing protein At3g13160, mitochondrial-like, producing the protein MSSSQLYRRLHGIFATSLSAASTATQTNTVKASAKNAKTKERRIQKAVDSFKKSSESDRFRARHSIYESTVRRLATAKKFSMIEEILEAQKKYPEIAIEGFAIRLISLYGKAGMFDHAHKVFDEMPDLNCPRTVRSFNALLAACVSAKKFDKVDEIFRGLPPKLSIEADLVSYNVVIKAFCEMGSLDTALSMFDELEKNGMEPDSFTFNTLLEGFYSNGRFLEGEKIWAMMERKNVVHNIRSYNSRLRGMVNENRILEAVKLIDEMGSKGIEADVISYNALIKGFCKDGKLDEAKWWYNEIQKNDCSPDWVTYMTLIPCLCEEGDFDMAHELCVEVIKQRLRIDIALLRRVVDGLVKETEIEKAKELVELGKSNKYFHFKLELSLDK
- the LOC126727302 gene encoding pentatricopeptide repeat-containing protein At3g13160, mitochondrial-like; the protein is MSFSRILRRSFSNSLQPNSTATNIKAISEDLYKERSFKRLVEKFKKSSELERFRTRTGIYEDTVRRLGRAKCFKLIEEILEDQKKYKDISKEGFSARLMTLYGKSGMFDHARKVFDEMPERDCTRTVLSFNALLGACVNSKKFPLVDGLFKELPKELSIEPDLYSYNTVIKGFCEMCSFDSAVSMLDEMEKKGVEPDLITFNTLLNALYSEGQFLEGEKIWGRMEKKNVVPDNRSYNAKLLGLAIVNKTKEAVELVEEMKAKEVKLDVFSFKALIIGYVNEENLDEAKRWYNEIEKSECAPDRKTFEILVPFACEKGDLDLAFELCNEIFKRKILVDGAVLQRVLDGLVKVSRMEEAEKLVELGKTNSYRRYHLKLP